The Pseudophaeobacter arcticus DSM 23566 genome includes a region encoding these proteins:
- a CDS encoding ABC transporter permease, with the protein MTSSAFPARTSGRRFHFLFNRAWQALWVLPLPAWLLLFFAVPLGLLVAISFWSVVNYRLTPDATLSAWRYVLGLDFLWASFWRSYGLSMASAVAISLLAFPASYAMAFVAAPRQRLILLGFAIAPFFTSYLVRIYSWQVFLTEGGVISSVVQALGGKGESLLNTYFALFLGHATLALPVVLILQTIALANVDRTGISAAANLGARPGAILFRIILPAARPGLTLGLLFAFLLSYAEFVSASYLGGGTFQTLPILVTDLVRAGQQWPRAAVVSLLMIASLLVTAFVTVLWAYREKG; encoded by the coding sequence ATGACTTCCTCTGCTTTCCCGGCCCGCACTTCGGGGCGCCGGTTCCACTTTCTCTTTAATCGTGCCTGGCAGGCGCTTTGGGTCCTGCCGCTGCCTGCCTGGCTGCTGCTGTTCTTTGCAGTGCCGCTTGGCTTGCTGGTGGCGATTTCATTCTGGTCCGTGGTGAACTACCGGCTGACGCCGGACGCCACGCTGTCGGCCTGGCGTTATGTTCTAGGCCTCGATTTCCTCTGGGCCAGTTTCTGGCGCAGCTACGGGCTGTCGATGGCCAGTGCGGTTGCGATTTCGCTGCTGGCCTTTCCGGCCTCCTACGCGATGGCCTTTGTCGCAGCCCCGCGCCAGCGGCTGATCCTGCTGGGGTTTGCGATTGCGCCGTTTTTCACAAGCTATCTCGTCCGCATCTATTCCTGGCAGGTCTTCCTGACAGAGGGCGGCGTGATCTCCTCCGTTGTTCAGGCGTTGGGTGGCAAGGGGGAAAGCCTTCTCAACACCTATTTCGCGCTGTTTCTCGGCCATGCAACGCTGGCGCTGCCGGTGGTCCTGATCCTGCAGACCATCGCCCTTGCCAATGTGGACCGGACCGGGATTTCGGCTGCCGCCAACCTTGGCGCCCGTCCCGGAGCCATCCTGTTCCGCATCATCCTGCCCGCAGCCCGGCCCGGGCTGACGCTGGGGCTGCTGTTTGCCTTCCTGCTGTCCTATGCCGAGTTCGTCAGCGCCTCCTATCTGGGCGGCGGCACCTTCCAAACCCTGCCGATTCTCGTGACGGACCTTGTTCGGGCCGGTCAGCAATGGCCGCGCGCCGCCGTGGTGTCGCTGCTGATGATCGCCAGCCTGCTGGTCACCGCCTTTGTAACCGTCCTCTGGGCCTACCGCGAGAAAGGATAA
- a CDS encoding TRAP transporter large permease: protein MTLSLIGFVVLLLLAFGGVPLGFSLILVGVAGFAIARADMVGQALIWWGDGGLEYNARAVNAAVSMAGQQMFDVSTNYGMTVIPLFVLMGAFIHRSQLSQDLYDAANAFLGHRRGGMAMGTVAACAGFAAVCGSSIATAATISRVAMPSMRRFGYRDSLSTGSIAAGGTLGILIPPSVPMVLYGILAETDIADLFMAGILPGLILTLMFFFAIGMTTMIDPTAGPRAEPVPMRERMRLVIKVWGIVVIFVVIIGGIYLGIFTATEAAGVGVIFAALFALLRKRLTWRSLWESLVETGITTGMIFIVAIGALIFSNFVNLAGMTRTLTDVLAAHELSNIQVVLCIVAVYLALGCVFDSIAMLTLTVPVVAAILKPMGVDMVWFGIVAVIAIELGLITPPVGINVFVVKAATTGISVWTIFRGVTPFVVAMLVLLGLVLAFPPIAMLVPTLMGR from the coding sequence ATGACCCTATCACTGATTGGTTTTGTGGTCTTGCTGTTGCTGGCCTTTGGCGGCGTGCCACTGGGGTTTTCGCTGATTTTGGTTGGCGTGGCCGGCTTTGCCATCGCTCGGGCCGATATGGTTGGTCAGGCGTTGATCTGGTGGGGCGACGGCGGGCTGGAGTATAACGCCCGCGCCGTCAACGCGGCGGTCTCCATGGCCGGACAGCAGATGTTCGATGTCTCTACCAACTATGGAATGACGGTGATCCCGCTCTTTGTGCTGATGGGCGCCTTCATTCACCGCAGCCAGTTGAGCCAGGATCTCTATGATGCGGCAAACGCGTTTCTCGGCCATCGCCGGGGCGGGATGGCGATGGGCACTGTTGCGGCCTGCGCCGGGTTTGCCGCAGTCTGTGGTTCCTCCATCGCCACCGCCGCAACGATCTCGCGGGTGGCGATGCCCTCCATGCGGCGCTTTGGCTATCGGGATTCGCTGTCCACCGGATCGATTGCCGCCGGTGGTACGCTGGGCATTCTGATCCCGCCCTCGGTGCCGATGGTGCTCTATGGCATCCTGGCGGAAACCGACATTGCCGATCTCTTCATGGCTGGCATCCTGCCGGGGCTGATCCTGACCCTGATGTTTTTCTTTGCCATCGGCATGACCACGATGATCGACCCGACTGCCGGTCCGCGTGCCGAACCTGTCCCGATGCGCGAGCGGATGCGGCTGGTGATCAAGGTCTGGGGCATCGTGGTGATCTTTGTCGTGATCATCGGGGGTATTTACCTGGGCATCTTCACCGCCACCGAAGCCGCCGGAGTCGGTGTCATCTTTGCCGCACTTTTTGCCCTGCTGCGCAAGCGCCTGACATGGCGCAGCCTGTGGGAAAGCCTGGTCGAAACCGGCATCACCACGGGCATGATCTTTATTGTTGCCATTGGCGCGTTGATTTTCTCGAACTTCGTCAACCTCGCCGGGATGACCCGCACCCTGACGGATGTGCTGGCCGCCCATGAGCTCAGCAATATTCAGGTCGTGCTGTGTATCGTTGCTGTCTATCTGGCGCTGGGCTGTGTGTTTGACAGCATCGCCATGCTGACGCTGACGGTCCCCGTGGTCGCGGCGATCCTCAAACCCATGGGCGTGGACATGGTCTGGTTCGGCATCGTCGCGGTGATCGCGATCGAGCTGGGGCTGATCACGCCGCCGGTCGGGATCAATGTTTTTGTGGTCAAGGCCGCAACCACCGGCATTAGCGTCTGGACCATCTTTCGCGGCGTGACGCCTTTCGTTGTAGCCATGTTGGTGCTGCTCGGGCTGGTGCTGGCCTTCCCGCCTATCGCCATGCTGGTGCCCACGCTTATGGGGCGCTAG
- the ampC gene encoding class C beta-lactamase, with protein MKTLTLAAAALLTIPTTLVAQDLTDAQFTGLARDNFAPVIAKFDIPGLVIGITYRGKQHFYATGLAAREGEIAVSPETIFELGSISKIFNATLAALAEQQGIIDLETPVSASLPDLKGSAFDDIKLVDLATHVTGGLPLQVPNEVQDVPELINWLADWQPPQPGARSYSNVSIGLLGHITADALGMPYAQAAEDILFPAMGLTSTFVNVPDTKMDRYAFGYDRKTDAPIRVNPGVLADEAYGVKSTARDMVRLLALELGHGDTDPALAAALERTREGRAETAFYTQDMIWEQYPWPADRAAMEAGNGYDFILSPQPATAITPPMPPQRDVILNKTGATNGFGGYVTLLPSQDLGIVVLANRNYPNEARVQATYNLIEDLLAVHK; from the coding sequence ATGAAGACATTAACCCTTGCAGCGGCCGCGCTGCTGACCATCCCGACCACACTTGTCGCGCAAGATCTGACGGATGCTCAGTTCACCGGCCTGGCGCGTGACAACTTCGCACCTGTGATTGCAAAATTCGACATCCCCGGACTCGTCATCGGCATCACCTACCGTGGAAAACAGCATTTCTATGCGACGGGGCTAGCCGCGCGCGAGGGCGAGATTGCAGTATCGCCGGAGACGATCTTCGAACTGGGATCAATCAGCAAGATCTTCAATGCGACCCTTGCGGCCCTGGCCGAACAGCAGGGCATCATTGATCTTGAGACCCCGGTGTCGGCTAGTCTGCCGGACCTGAAGGGCTCCGCCTTCGACGACATCAAGCTTGTCGATCTGGCCACGCACGTCACCGGTGGTCTTCCACTGCAAGTTCCAAACGAGGTGCAGGATGTGCCTGAGCTGATCAACTGGCTGGCAGATTGGCAGCCCCCTCAGCCCGGTGCCCGCAGCTATTCGAACGTCAGCATCGGACTGCTGGGGCACATCACGGCGGATGCGTTGGGGATGCCTTATGCGCAGGCAGCGGAAGACATCCTGTTTCCGGCGATGGGCCTGACCAGCACTTTCGTGAACGTGCCGGATACCAAAATGGATCGCTACGCCTTTGGCTATGATCGCAAGACCGACGCGCCGATCCGGGTAAACCCCGGTGTGCTGGCGGACGAAGCTTACGGCGTGAAATCCACCGCGCGCGACATGGTGCGCCTGCTTGCACTGGAACTGGGCCACGGCGACACAGATCCGGCGCTGGCTGCCGCCCTGGAGCGGACCCGCGAGGGCCGGGCCGAGACGGCTTTTTACACGCAAGACATGATCTGGGAACAATATCCCTGGCCCGCCGATAGGGCGGCGATGGAGGCTGGCAACGGCTATGACTTCATCCTGTCGCCCCAGCCCGCCACCGCCATCACGCCACCTATGCCGCCGCAGCGGGACGTCATCCTGAACAAGACCGGGGCCACCAACGGCTTCGGCGGCTATGTGACGCTTCTGCCCAGTCAGGACCTCGGTATCGTCGTTCTGGCCAACCGGAATTATCCGAACGAGGCCCGCGTCCAAGCCACTTACAACCTGATCGAAGACCTTTTGGCAGTGCACAAATAG
- a CDS encoding amidase family protein: protein MTEFLQKAPHQWTAVESVAALKARKIGALELLEHCLERRARLDNEVNAVVEVRAEAARQAARAADAAGASGPLAGLPMTIKETYEVKDFHTTAGIPALKDYVSAEDAVAVSRLRAAGAVIWGKTNVPVAASDHQSYNPLHGVCRNPWDTSRTVGGSSGGAAAALAAGFTALELGSDIGGSIRIPSHFCRVWGHKPTFDIIPGRGQVPPLGALATSPLAVSGPMGRCGADLELGLDLLAGGMPDSGWVLNLPKPRHEALSDYRVAVWTGGNPVDPAYAEAIEAYAAALAGQGVQVTYLDKTPAPLIGNDDLYIALLFATIGSGVPQAELDAYAEAAAQHPKGSLPDQVARATRSSFAEVAEMVERQAKLRQAWRAWFTDFDILLCPVSMTVAFPHQTEDGHGPVPQMSRVLEVGGVTRPYMENLYWPGIATLGHLPATVRPLPDPVRGLPAGVQAIGAEYADRTTMRFTALCDAVFGGFVPPPGFA from the coding sequence ATGACTGAATTCCTACAAAAAGCCCCCCATCAGTGGACCGCCGTCGAGTCAGTTGCGGCGCTGAAGGCCCGCAAAATCGGCGCACTCGAACTGCTGGAGCATTGTCTGGAGCGTCGCGCCCGGCTCGATAACGAGGTGAATGCGGTTGTCGAGGTTCGGGCAGAGGCCGCGCGTCAGGCGGCCAGGGCGGCGGATGCCGCTGGCGCGTCCGGCCCGCTGGCCGGGTTGCCCATGACCATCAAGGAAACCTACGAGGTCAAGGATTTCCACACCACCGCCGGAATACCCGCGCTGAAGGATTATGTCTCGGCTGAGGATGCAGTGGCAGTTTCCCGGCTGCGCGCGGCTGGCGCGGTGATCTGGGGCAAGACCAACGTGCCGGTCGCCGCCTCGGACCACCAGAGCTATAACCCGCTGCACGGCGTCTGCCGCAACCCCTGGGATACCTCCCGCACGGTCGGCGGCTCTTCTGGAGGGGCGGCTGCGGCGCTGGCTGCGGGCTTCACGGCGTTGGAGCTGGGCAGCGACATCGGCGGCTCGATCCGCATCCCCTCGCATTTCTGCCGGGTCTGGGGGCATAAGCCCACCTTTGACATCATCCCCGGGCGTGGCCAGGTACCGCCGCTGGGCGCCCTGGCGACATCGCCGCTCGCGGTCAGCGGTCCGATGGGGCGCTGCGGCGCCGATCTGGAGCTGGGGCTCGATCTGCTGGCTGGCGGTATGCCGGACAGCGGCTGGGTTCTGAACCTGCCCAAGCCACGGCACGAGGCGCTTTCTGACTATCGCGTCGCCGTCTGGACCGGTGGCAACCCGGTCGATCCCGCCTATGCCGAGGCGATCGAGGCCTATGCGGCGGCGCTGGCGGGGCAGGGCGTGCAGGTGACCTATCTCGACAAGACACCGGCCCCCCTGATCGGCAATGATGATCTTTATATCGCGCTGCTGTTTGCAACCATCGGATCCGGTGTCCCCCAGGCCGAGCTTGACGCCTATGCCGAAGCCGCAGCCCAACATCCCAAAGGCAGTCTGCCCGACCAGGTGGCGCGGGCAACCCGGTCCAGTTTTGCCGAAGTCGCCGAGATGGTCGAACGCCAGGCCAAACTGCGGCAGGCCTGGCGCGCCTGGTTTACTGATTTCGACATTCTTCTGTGCCCGGTCAGCATGACCGTCGCCTTCCCGCATCAGACCGAGGACGGGCACGGGCCGGTGCCGCAGATGTCGCGGGTTCTCGAGGTCGGCGGCGTGACGCGGCCCTATATGGAAAACCTCTATTGGCCGGGCATCGCGACGCTGGGGCATCTGCCCGCGACCGTGCGCCCCTTGCCCGATCCGGTGCGCGGCTTGCCCGCTGGTGTTCAGGCCATCGGCGCGGAATACGCAGACCGCACCACGATGCGCTTCACCGCGCTGTGCGACGCGGTCTTTGGCGGCTTTGTTCCGCCACCGGGGTTCGCCTGA
- a CDS encoding TRAP transporter small permease produces MFRTAWSWVERVLEAVMATFLLAMALITAIDVVGRYFFGAPLPGGYEIVQYLMALSVFAALPLTTRAEGHLTISMMTDRLSGRARRIHRVIMLVIITLMLVFLAWRMGVQANHLSHGAALSGSLGIPLARVAYAMTVLAWLAAAVSAVLVVQAIGGKSAPTLKPEETLE; encoded by the coding sequence ATGTTCAGAACCGCCTGGAGCTGGGTGGAGCGCGTGCTGGAAGCGGTCATGGCGACCTTTCTTCTGGCAATGGCGCTGATCACCGCAATCGATGTCGTGGGGCGCTACTTCTTTGGCGCCCCGCTGCCGGGCGGCTATGAGATCGTCCAATACCTGATGGCCCTGTCGGTCTTTGCGGCATTGCCCCTGACCACGCGGGCAGAGGGGCACCTGACCATCTCCATGATGACCGACCGCCTGAGCGGTCGCGCGCGGCGCATCCATCGCGTCATCATGTTGGTCATCATAACCCTGATGCTGGTGTTCCTGGCCTGGCGCATGGGGGTGCAGGCCAACCACCTGTCACATGGCGCGGCGCTGTCGGGGTCACTTGGCATCCCGTTGGCGCGGGTTGCCTATGCGATGACGGTCCTCGCCTGGCTGGCGGCAGCGGTCTCGGCCGTGCTGGTGGTGCAGGCAATAGGCGGCAAGTCGGCGCCGACACTCAAACCCGAGGAGACGCTTGAATGA
- a CDS encoding TetR/AcrR family transcriptional regulator, with amino-acid sequence MSGNNATVNQQETPKAPQKLRKKGYHHKDLRNALLETALVLIDQRDGPHFSLRELERALGVSHASAYRHFADKAALLDALTAEGFGRLAACQGEELKKAGGDPMDRLKALGVAYIRFALNNKGFFSLMFSERGDENPERSNRIQHNQQALETLLGCIIACQTAGLIADGDPKRIAGYVILATHGLAAYRTQGHDPLGSGSDDTFFPGIDAVNELTIAPLLLDRPSASEMSRRWFAPLDPALRTSAEPQSES; translated from the coding sequence ATGTCGGGAAATAATGCGACCGTGAACCAGCAAGAGACACCCAAAGCGCCCCAGAAATTGCGCAAAAAGGGATATCATCACAAAGACTTACGCAACGCACTGTTGGAGACGGCCCTGGTTCTTATTGATCAGCGGGACGGCCCCCATTTTTCACTGCGCGAGCTGGAACGGGCGCTCGGCGTCTCCCATGCCTCGGCCTATCGTCACTTTGCCGACAAGGCGGCCTTGCTGGATGCACTAACGGCAGAAGGATTCGGCAGGCTGGCCGCTTGTCAGGGGGAAGAGCTGAAAAAAGCGGGGGGCGATCCGATGGATCGGCTCAAGGCACTTGGCGTCGCCTACATTCGCTTTGCCCTGAACAACAAGGGGTTCTTCTCGTTGATGTTCTCCGAACGCGGAGACGAAAATCCCGAGCGCAGCAACAGGATCCAGCACAATCAGCAGGCCCTGGAAACTTTGCTGGGCTGTATCATCGCTTGCCAGACCGCCGGATTGATCGCCGATGGTGATCCAAAACGTATCGCCGGCTATGTCATTCTCGCCACCCATGGTCTGGCGGCCTACCGGACGCAGGGCCATGACCCCTTGGGCAGCGGCAGCGACGATACATTCTTTCCGGGCATTGATGCGGTCAACGAATTGACCATCGCCCCCCTGCTGCTCGATCGTCCAAGCGCGTCCGAGATGTCCAGGCGCTGGTTCGCGCCCCTCGACCCTGCGCTGCGGACCAGCGCGGAACCGCAGTCGGAAAGTTGA
- a CDS encoding ABC transporter permease has product MPPHLKHALPKAFWIAGLALVFLLLYAPILSAVLFSFSADRFPSLSMSGFSTKWYAQVLTDRAMLEALSNSLTVAGITALIATALGFAAAYADYRFRFVGQKAVLALALLPPTVPLVILGLAMLAFFSRIGIAGTLAAVVAAHVVIAAPFAMAVCRLRLAQLDETLETAAQNLGALPHSALARIVLPHTLPAILAAFLITFAVSFDEYVISWFTGGLNQTIPVAVLTTLQGQVDPTIHVIGTLSFSVTLTLVLIALAVVLRQSGGAMSKEETS; this is encoded by the coding sequence ATGCCTCCGCATCTGAAACACGCCTTGCCAAAAGCCTTCTGGATTGCCGGACTCGCATTGGTTTTCCTGCTGCTCTACGCACCGATCCTGTCGGCGGTCCTGTTTTCCTTCAGCGCCGACCGCTTCCCAAGCCTCAGCATGTCGGGGTTCAGCACCAAGTGGTACGCGCAGGTCCTGACCGACCGCGCCATGCTAGAGGCCCTCAGCAACAGCCTGACGGTTGCCGGGATCACCGCGTTGATTGCCACAGCCCTGGGATTTGCCGCAGCCTATGCGGACTATCGGTTTCGGTTCGTGGGCCAGAAGGCCGTGCTGGCGCTGGCCTTGCTGCCGCCGACGGTGCCGCTGGTCATCCTGGGTCTGGCGATGCTGGCTTTCTTCTCCCGCATCGGCATTGCCGGCACGCTTGCCGCCGTAGTTGCCGCGCATGTCGTAATCGCCGCGCCCTTTGCGATGGCGGTCTGCCGTCTGCGGTTGGCGCAACTGGATGAGACGCTGGAAACCGCAGCCCAGAACCTCGGTGCCCTGCCGCATTCCGCGCTCGCCCGCATCGTGCTGCCGCATACGTTGCCGGCCATCCTTGCTGCCTTCCTGATCACCTTTGCCGTGTCATTCGACGAGTATGTGATCTCCTGGTTCACGGGTGGCTTGAACCAGACCATTCCCGTTGCGGTTCTGACCACGCTTCAGGGCCAGGTCGACCCGACCATCCACGTCATCGGCACATTGAGTTTTTCCGTCACCCTGACGCTGGTTCTGATCGCGCTTGCCGTGGTCCTGCGCCAGAGCGGCGGCGCCATGTCCAAGGAGGAGACATCATGA
- a CDS encoding LysR substrate-binding domain-containing protein gives MRKLPPLNAIRAFEAVARRLSFAEAAEELSVTATAISHQIRHLEAYLGFQVVERRPRQIALTPAGQELFPKLQTAFDILGEAFAMLDKDVEQSLVRVTTTYAFAERWLVPRLPDFFDKHSEIRVEVETDDDVLDLRVDRLDLAIRYGPQASVNEEAEVLFSDRYIPVSLADRPETGLQDNRLLGFRWRNPDMGGPTWEEWFKEAGEPFPPDRIIRFSDESAAFNALDQGLGLLLSSSALVEKGLQSGRYRQLPGPELRGFAYCLVLNPLSRNKHGVKTFADWVRRAAKQI, from the coding sequence ATGCGTAAACTGCCGCCGTTAAACGCAATTCGAGCCTTCGAAGCGGTCGCCCGAAGGCTCAGTTTTGCCGAGGCTGCGGAAGAGCTGAGCGTCACCGCCACCGCCATCAGCCACCAGATCAGACATTTGGAAGCCTATCTTGGCTTCCAAGTGGTAGAGCGCCGCCCCCGTCAGATCGCCCTCACTCCTGCCGGGCAAGAGTTGTTCCCCAAGCTGCAGACGGCTTTTGATATCTTGGGCGAAGCCTTCGCCATGCTCGACAAGGACGTCGAGCAATCGCTGGTCCGTGTCACAACCACATATGCCTTTGCAGAACGCTGGCTGGTTCCGCGCCTGCCAGATTTTTTCGACAAGCACAGCGAGATCAGGGTTGAGGTCGAAACCGATGACGACGTTCTGGACTTGCGGGTTGACCGGCTGGACCTGGCGATCCGATATGGCCCCCAGGCCTCCGTGAATGAGGAAGCTGAGGTTTTGTTCTCGGATCGCTACATTCCTGTCAGTCTGGCTGACCGTCCGGAAACTGGCTTGCAGGACAACCGGCTGCTGGGATTCCGCTGGCGCAACCCGGACATGGGCGGCCCGACCTGGGAAGAATGGTTTAAGGAAGCCGGGGAACCGTTCCCGCCGGACCGCATTATCCGTTTCAGCGATGAAAGTGCGGCTTTTAACGCGCTGGATCAGGGGTTGGGGCTGCTTTTGTCCAGCAGTGCGCTAGTCGAAAAAGGTCTGCAATCAGGCCGCTATCGACAACTCCCTGGTCCTGAGCTGCGCGGATTTGCCTATTGCCTTGTGCTCAATCCGCTGTCGCGCAACAAGCACGGGGTGAAGACATTCGCCGATTGGGTTAGGCGAGCCGCCAAACAGATATGA
- a CDS encoding polyamine ABC transporter substrate-binding protein: MTHNTITTRRRLIKGVLAATAVIATPAVLRAQGRRDLSMLTWAGHADPDVIGAFEETHNVRIRAKEYVGGDQMLAQMAQSPAGTYDVILSDAEYVVQLQQAGFIEPLTPEDYPFDDFFPEFQNFRGHWFDGQPYAVFLRFGFLGLSHNRAAMSEAEARSYRSMWDPQHEGRIGHFDWHLPNLGALSLLNGNASPFDLDEAHWAELTETMMSLRPQVRGFYDYGGMLSALRSGEVSAIPGIGDWITGVLARDGADVTTTIPEEGGLQWTESLSIGAQSENQDLARTFIQYMLSPEGQVKTATLKAYPAMIPSRAGWARLNDELPGEAQRQNMVLNGPNALDEIRAGRIRLRELPVQQSLETWNDAWTRYKNA; encoded by the coding sequence ATGACACACAATACTATCACCACCCGGAGGCGGTTGATCAAGGGGGTTCTTGCGGCCACGGCCGTCATCGCCACCCCGGCTGTCCTGCGCGCACAGGGTCGCCGCGACTTGTCGATGCTCACCTGGGCAGGCCATGCCGACCCCGATGTGATCGGCGCATTCGAGGAGACGCACAATGTTCGCATCCGTGCCAAGGAATATGTCGGCGGCGACCAAATGCTCGCGCAAATGGCGCAGTCTCCGGCCGGAACCTACGACGTAATCCTGTCGGATGCGGAATACGTCGTGCAATTGCAGCAAGCGGGCTTCATTGAACCGCTGACGCCTGAGGACTACCCGTTCGACGACTTCTTTCCGGAGTTTCAGAATTTCCGCGGCCACTGGTTCGACGGTCAGCCCTATGCGGTCTTCCTGCGGTTCGGTTTCCTTGGGCTGTCTCATAACCGCGCCGCGATGAGCGAGGCGGAAGCCCGCAGCTATCGCAGCATGTGGGATCCGCAGCACGAGGGACGCATCGGCCATTTCGACTGGCATCTGCCCAACCTGGGCGCGTTGAGCCTCCTCAATGGCAACGCGTCGCCGTTTGACCTTGATGAGGCGCACTGGGCGGAACTGACCGAGACGATGATGTCGCTCCGGCCTCAGGTGCGCGGTTTCTATGACTACGGCGGGATGCTGTCGGCGCTGCGTTCGGGCGAGGTTTCCGCGATCCCCGGCATCGGCGACTGGATCACCGGCGTGCTGGCCCGCGATGGTGCGGATGTCACCACGACCATCCCCGAGGAAGGTGGCCTGCAATGGACCGAGTCGCTGTCGATCGGCGCGCAGTCAGAAAACCAGGATCTGGCCCGGACATTCATCCAATACATGCTGTCGCCAGAAGGGCAGGTGAAGACCGCCACGCTCAAGGCTTATCCGGCGATGATCCCGTCGCGGGCGGGCTGGGCGCGGCTGAATGATGAACTGCCAGGAGAGGCGCAGCGCCAGAACATGGTGCTGAACGGTCCCAATGCACTTGATGAGATCCGCGCCGGGCGCATCCGGCTGCGGGAGCTTCCGGTACAGCAATCTCTGGAAACCTGGAACGACGCCTGGACGCGTTACAAAAACGCCTGA
- a CDS encoding type 2 periplasmic-binding domain-containing protein has product MSKFSGLFAAALMASPLAAQADTTIVFNNFLGPNDTLYTDVIHPWLNEIEAQTDGRVTFHVPEATLAPPPELLSMVQQGIADGGFIMTGFLEGSNPLLQISMLPSVNSSAMAGSIASWRTYEKHLSKAETLEGVELLGLLTVAPGSFYSMNDTVFDDISDFQGAKFWALPGYASRSLTALGAVVSPGPAVRMYEVISGGVVDAYCCINYPSVLNFNVLQFTKSVTVLPNDFYSPAFAFYLGDEIWDTISPEDQAIIHSLSGEALGRRLGATDAINQKAREDFIAAGGEIHEASDTLVEALAEAWSPIYQSWIDTADTAGIDGAAALAYYREQVALVAAGN; this is encoded by the coding sequence ATGTCAAAATTCTCTGGACTCTTTGCAGCGGCGCTCATGGCGAGCCCGCTTGCGGCGCAGGCCGATACAACCATCGTGTTCAACAATTTCCTCGGGCCGAACGACACGCTCTATACCGATGTCATCCACCCCTGGCTCAATGAGATCGAAGCCCAGACCGACGGGCGGGTGACCTTCCATGTTCCCGAAGCCACGCTTGCGCCGCCCCCGGAATTGCTGTCGATGGTACAGCAGGGCATCGCGGATGGCGGGTTCATCATGACGGGCTTCCTCGAAGGCTCGAACCCGCTGTTGCAGATTTCCATGCTGCCCTCCGTGAACTCCAGCGCGATGGCTGGCTCAATTGCCTCCTGGCGCACCTATGAGAAGCACCTGTCGAAGGCGGAAACGCTGGAGGGTGTCGAGTTGCTGGGGCTTTTGACCGTGGCACCGGGCAGCTTCTATTCGATGAACGATACGGTGTTCGACGACATCTCGGACTTTCAGGGGGCCAAGTTCTGGGCGCTTCCCGGCTATGCCTCGCGGTCGTTGACGGCACTGGGGGCTGTGGTCTCGCCCGGGCCTGCGGTGCGCATGTATGAGGTGATCTCTGGCGGCGTGGTCGATGCCTATTGCTGCATCAATTACCCTTCGGTGTTGAACTTCAACGTCTTGCAGTTCACCAAATCCGTCACCGTGCTGCCCAACGATTTCTACTCGCCTGCCTTTGCCTTCTACCTCGGCGACGAGATCTGGGACACCATCTCGCCTGAGGATCAGGCGATCATTCACAGCCTGTCGGGGGAGGCCCTTGGTCGCCGCCTGGGCGCGACGGATGCGATAAACCAAAAGGCCCGTGAGGATTTTATTGCCGCTGGTGGTGAGATCCACGAGGCGTCGGATACGCTGGTCGAGGCGCTCGCAGAAGCCTGGAGTCCGATCTATCAAAGCTGGATCGACACGGCCGATACCGCCGGTATCGATGGCGCTGCGGCGCTTGCCTATTACCGCGAGCAAGTCGCCCTCGTCGCTGCCGGCAACTGA
- a CDS encoding MarR family winged helix-turn-helix transcriptional regulator — protein MDRIDSSLIALRRIIRTTELFGREIRQATGVTPAQFRVLQIIAENGFVTAKAISLRMQVSQGTVTSLVDKLVRDGLALRQKSSEDRRQIHIMLTDAGRETLVDAPDPLQQRFVRKFNALEDWEQAMLVASLERVAAMLDAEDLDASPVLATGDIRPAGPQ, from the coding sequence ATGGACCGTATCGACAGTAGCCTGATCGCGCTTCGCCGCATTATCCGCACAACTGAACTATTCGGGCGCGAAATCCGTCAGGCGACCGGTGTAACCCCTGCTCAGTTCCGCGTTCTGCAGATCATCGCGGAGAATGGTTTTGTCACGGCAAAGGCGATCTCGCTGCGCATGCAGGTCTCGCAAGGGACAGTCACGTCTCTGGTCGACAAACTTGTCCGGGATGGGCTGGCCCTGCGGCAGAAATCCAGCGAAGACCGGCGGCAGATTCATATCATGCTGACTGATGCGGGGCGGGAAACTCTTGTGGACGCGCCCGATCCATTGCAGCAACGCTTTGTGCGCAAATTTAACGCCTTGGAGGATTGGGAACAGGCGATGCTGGTTGCCAGTCTGGAACGGGTCGCCGCCATGTTGGACGCAGAAGATCTGGACGCCTCTCCTGTTTTGGCGACCGGCGATATCCGCCCGGCCGGCCCCCAGTAA